The sequence below is a genomic window from Actinokineospora baliensis.
ACGGCGATCCCCGCGACGAGTACTAGAGCCACCCACGCGCCGAGACCGACCCAGACGGGCTCTTCATAGCGAGCCGAGAGGCCCGCTGTGGCGATCTGCGAGGCGTCGCCCCACTCGGCGGCGAACAGCACGCCGAACGAGGTCAGCGCCGCCCGCCAGAACGACACGGTCGGGTTGGCCTCTTCGGCGTCGGTGACCTCTTCGTCCTGCTTGGCGAACCCTTCCCGCAGCAGCAGGAACGCGCCAAGGGCGAACAGGACGGCCACTACGCCCGCCACCACTTGGTCGGGCAGTAGCGTCAGCACACCGCCAAAGGCGGCGGCGATCACGCATTGCACCGCGAACGCCGCGCTGACCCCGACGAACACCGGCCACGCGCGGTAGCGGGTCGTCAGGATCAGGGTCGCCACCAGCGTCTTGTCCGGCAGCTCGACGGCGAGCACCAGCGCGAAAGCACTGGCGAACGCGATCAGGGCACTTCCCACGACTGTCCTCCACGTCCCGTTCGCGCCAGTCGAGCGTACCCGCGCAGGTAGGCCACAGAACGTGTAGCTGGTCACGGGACCTACGTCCCGACCGGACAGGACTCGCGAACCTGCGATTTCGTCGCCTATAGGCCGAAACTGTTGACCGTGGACGTTCTGGAGTTGGCGCGGTGGCAGTTCGGGATCACCACCGTCTACCACTTTCTGATGGTGCCGCTGACGATCGGCTTGGCGGTGCTGGTCGCCGGGATGCAGACCGCGTGGGTCCGCACCGGCGACGAGAAGTACCTGCGGATGACCAAGTTCTGGGGCAAGTTGTTGCTGGTCAACTTCGCCATGGGCGTGGTGACCGGGATCGTGCAGGAGTTCCAGTTCGGCATGGCGTGGAGCGAGTACTCCCGCTTCGTCGGCGACGTGTTCGGCGCGCCGCTGGCCATGGAGGGCCTGGTCGCCTTCTTCGTCGAGTCCACCTTCCTGGGGCTGTGGATCTTCGGCTGGGACCGGCTGCCCAAACGGGTGCACCTGGCCTGCGCCTGGGCGTTCAGCCTGGCCACGATCGCCTCGGCGTACTTCATCCTGGCCGCGAACTCGTGGATGCAGCACCCGGTGGGCGTGGAGCTGGTCGACGGCAGGCCGAGGCTGACCTCGATCTGGGCGGTGCTGACGAACAACACCGCGCTGGCCGCGATCCCGCACGCTGTGGCCGGTTGTTTCGCCGTGGCCGGGGCCTTCCTGGTCGGCATCGGCAGCTGGCACCTGTGGCGCCGCCGCGATGACGACGGGCCGGTGTGGCGGTCGTCGGTGCG
It includes:
- a CDS encoding TMEM165/GDT1 family protein — its product is MGSALIAFASAFALVLAVELPDKTLVATLILTTRYRAWPVFVGVSAAFAVQCVIAAAFGGVLTLLPDQVVAGVVAVLFALGAFLLLREGFAKQDEEVTDAEEANPTVSFWRAALTSFGVLFAAEWGDASQIATAGLSARYEEPVWVGLGAWVALVLVAGIAVLVGRKIAERIKPHLIQRVAGVVFAGFALFAAYEAIF